The DNA sequence CCAAAGGGGCGATTGTGTTTTTTTGGGAtttatctttcattttttttgcgCCTGAAGTCATCTTTTGATTCTTTTTCCGTTGATAAGTATTCCAATAGTTCTTTACATCGTTGGCTGTTCTTCCCGGTAGTCTTCCAGAAATTAAGGACCACCTTACAaccataaagaaaagaaacaccTTAGAAACTTATGCCAAGTGGCTGGGGAATTTTGGAATGAACAAATTCggtaaaaattattattttcaaaataataaatgaaTTATACGTTCAAGTTTGGCTAAGAAACTCACATCTGTCCTTATTAACAGAGATACCTGCAACTACCACTTGAATTACTTTAAGTACAATATATTTTACTTTAGTGAGGATCATCTTATTTATCTTAATGATGACTTCTTTTTAGTTATCACTTTAGTTGTATGTTGAAGAAGCAACATGTGTCGTTGAAGTGACAATATTACATGAAATACAACATATATAAGGAATGTGTATATATGTACCACACCTTACTCTCATTCCACACTTTTCTTACTAATGTTATGAAATGTGCATGTAGCATAACATTTTTAACTTACACTACTAGAAAGAACTACCGaggacaaatatatatatatatatatatatatatatatatatataaggaaagaTATGGCAAGGTTTTTCTCAGTTTTTGAAGAGGGAAATGAGaaataatttaaaattgagGTCTACATACATAATGTTGAGGTCTGAATATTTTCAGGAATTAAGGGTATTTTTGTCCACCAAAAGTATTTCAACTTAATATATTAAAGAAAAAGTATTCACAAGTTTGGTCGAGAGAAGGATCTCACACACACAAATGACCCATAAGTAGGTCTTGATATATTTCGAACTAATgagcttaattttttttttctcaatcatGTAAAAATATTTTTAGTGAAAGAAAATGCcctttattttttgaaataacAAAATTCTTGAGACCCTGCCGGACTATGTTAATGGTGATAATGAAAGAGGTATGAGAATATTTCGAAAGAAAATGATTTCGGGTACGTAAACACTAACCAGATTTCATAGTTAGTTATGGGATTGTTTTCAATCCTTTTTTCAAATAATTTGTAattaattcataataaattttGTTGAGAAAGGCTATGGTTGACATCCTGATGTTTGATTGGTGCACAGGCATGAATAAGTACTAGGCAATAATAAGCAGCTACATATCAGCCAGCGGAGTTCCCAACACTAAATTAAGTAAGTACAATATAAATGAGGTGAAAGGACGATGGGCTAAAAGCCTAAAAGTAGCTGAAAAGGCCACCCGAGATATTTATTCAAGGAATTTATCTGCAAATATATAGTTAGCTTTGGAATTCCAGAAAATAAGAAATAACGCAGTGCTTTAACTGAGAAAGCAGAATTGAAATGCATGTATACCAGATGCTTTAATTACCTGTTTCCTAGAAGCTTATGAAGTCTGATGATCATATCAACTTCATCAACTGTAAACTCTCCTCTCTTGATATTTGGCTTCAAATAATTTAGCCACCTCAGTCTACAGCTCTTCCTGCATCTGTTTAAGCCTGCAAGTATACACGTAAACATATTTTAGCAGTCTGGTCCTCCTAGTGTGAGCATGTAATCTTACATATTAACTAATCAATAAATTACCTGCTTTGAAAGGAACCTGAtgccattttccttctccatgcTTTTCGATGACCTGTCTCAGAAGTTCATCTTCCTCTTTAGTCCATGCACCTTTTCTCACGCCGAAACCCTCCATGAAAATTAAGCTAATTGCTCTGTCTGCCGACTACCAAGCGACCCAAATATATAGGCTAGGGTATAACAAACATGTACGTAATCTCAGACCATGCAACGTGCATTTCTGCTATCCACGAAATGAAATAAAAGTTAATTTGAATTTACAGTCATTAATTACTTTACcaaaaaaggtaaaaaaaaaagtgcccTTTTTTGATAATGAGCCTTCCACGGTTGTTTAAGGTCTAGTCAATCAATATGAATTTGTAGTAGACTAGTAGTTAGCTTGCTTACTTTGAACATGACTTCTGCAAGTGCATTTCGAATGCAAAATCAGTACGTAGTTCAATTAGTTAGTGCTGACAAAATTCAACTAAATATTAGTTACATGCATAGTCAAGAATTGCAATTGTGGAAAGCAACAAGGTGATTTCCAGCCCCAAACCCTAAAATGCAAGGACGGTTCGAGACAAACTCTAGATTTTCTGATTTACTgaatgattgaatgaaattatAAAGCATGATTTGGCTTATAAATGTAACCAagaagttaatttttttttttctgaataaaGAAGTTAAATTTCTTTGAACTGTTATGTTTTTTCACtgaaatttttaatttgataaTACCAATATTTGAGCAATATTCACATATCTTCGAAACTAGTTTTTGTGTACCTATATTGatagaaatattgaaattttcatTGACACCCAAAATTTTTATAAAATCTACAAATTTAAAGtattaaaatttcattaaaaccGAAACTTTGTACCTTCAATGTAACCAAATCTATACAAACTATAAAGGCttcaaggaaaacaaaaccaaatcatgaaatttcttttgagaaattctacaatgtgttaacgtatgacacgCATACAATtaccttaaagtggtaaaatgagtcatcaaaatagtaatattagtcctcaaattgctaacatgagtccttaaagtggtaaattttagttaccacatgagtcctcaagtggtaaaatgagtcattaaagtggtaaaatgagtcttcaaaatagtaaaaatagtttatgtatgagaaatgttaatgtaCCATAGCTTTATCAAATCTCAACTCTTATGAAAACTTAGCCtaaattaactttattttgtaaaacaGTTGTTCCTAATCACAGGTGTCATTCGTCTCTTCGTCTGCTTCAAAATGGCATATTATGTAACATAAAGTTATAAAACTCAACTTTTAAGTTTTTCCGGTAACCACATTCCAAGAGTATTGGAGCATGGAGCAAGTCTTTCCATAAAGGTTGCTTTGACAGATATATAAACCAACCCCATGATGAAAACACAACGTGGTATGGTAGTATGCAAGACACCTAGCTAGCTAGGCCAGAATTTCAGCTAGAGCTTTCATCCTGCAGGCGCAGTCTGATTGATTCCACAAAAGAGAATCAGACTCTACATAAATACCTTCACATAATACAACAACTACAACAGCTAGGTTGAGACGTGCATCTGTGGTATCCACGCGAAGAGAAAATCAGAGAAAGCAGGTTAGCTGGGACGACGAGTGAAAACAACTCTAAGTTGGAATCAAATTTGATGATCAAAGATGCTTAACTAATAACTAGTCAAACCGCATGCTTAAATTCAATTCCACTTCTAGAAAAGCGCACAGAAGAACAAAAGATTTAAAAATCTGGTGATCCCTTGGGACCGTGCGTGGATTATAGTCTGTAGCACTGACCAAGCCCTACTAGacttctttctccttcttcaataCACGGGGACAAACTGTTTTAATTACTCATCTCCAGaagaaaaaattataataaactGGAAAAAGAGATACTGATGCTGTTTGTCATGTTTTGAGGTGTATATGCATATGATCGCTGGGCAATTCGTACGTTAATTAGGTGAAGGTCACTATcaagtttatttttctttgctgACAGTTCACATGAATGCACTGTTAGACTCTGGAATTGATAGTTCTTGATTGCCATCAGCCATAACTTGTGTTGCTGTCAcctttcaaaaccaaaagcttgTTAGCAATCTAGATCGGTACACGTCCCGACTGTTCAGCTTGGCTGGCTGGCTTGCTCGAGGCACGAATTACGCTCGCATACAAGGACTAAAATTTCGACGATTGAGGAAATATCGACCCTtcagaaaatggaaatttcgatGGAAATATCGAGGAAATTTCGATATCGATAAAAAATTGACAGAAACTATGAAAACCTGGAGAAAAACGtaaaaattttaaatgaaaGCTTAGGATGTgtttatttgatcaattataTACTCTATttccaaaaaatatatatagcaaATATTATTACGTAACAAATTAGGATAGTATATATTCAGTCACAAACATTTATTGAAATTTAATTTAATGATATTTATAATCTTGATACTTTACTAATTTTCATACATAACATTGGTAGTTTTTTTAGATTCAAagtatttaaaataataaatctgattaattcaaataaaacaaacaattggAAAATAGAATCATAAAAAAAAGATGAGATTATAGAGATCTATATATAAAAGATATTGAGTTAACAACCAAATCGCCTTCCAGCAGGATTGGTTGAGGCGCGGAgttgtttgttttcttcttgtgaCCAAGGTTCGAATCTCCTCCAGGTTGGTGTTTCCCCTTTTCCCGAATTTTGAATCCAATTTGGCAAATTTGGTCAACTTGGGCTGTCAGCCCATGAGATGAAGATGACTAGATTTCGTATTTTAGCCCAATTTCACGATATTTCCATAAATATCGTGATATATTGAAAATTTCTCACGAAATTATTTTGGTATATCAAGATAATTTCGGTAACCCAAAAAAACGAAATTTTCGCTGAAATATCGGCGAAAATCTTGATTTTTAAGTCCTTGCTCGCATATGATGAAGAATACAACAATTTATTTACCGCACATATATGTGGGCCCTacaccttttttgtttttgttttttttagtgAATTGAAAGTGGTCAATTTGATTTTacaattcagcaagcagtattAAATGATACACCCTTATGAAGTCGATAGTAAAATGCCGTCCTTTAGCACATACAAAATCCTattctaaaacaaataaaacccaGCATACCCAGAGTACACCCACTTTTTAAAAAGTCCACGCACTATTATTCTAACAAATACTTAGATGCTTAGAAGGAGTCTAATGAAGTTACCAACCAATCATTTGATCTTTGCGacctaaacaaaatttaaacaGTAAGTGGCCACTAGATCCCCATTCCAACTAAACCCACACCAAAGATATAGACCAAAGTTAGCCTAGTTGGAGTTAGCCCAACCTGTCAGACCGTTGAACACCAGTCCACTTTCACCTCCACCCTTGTGAAGCCCTAGCTGGGATGGCCCAAAACAAGGAGCCCAAAGATAGTCAGCAGGAAGCCAAGGCAGCCCAATCACGGACCCCATCTTCGATCTCCCTCACCGCAGTCCAGCCACCAAAACCGCCGCCGCCGATATCTCTCTCAAGTGCAGCCCATGCCTAGAGCCAAAGTTTTGCAAGCACCGTCGACGGAACCTCCGCACGATCCACCACCACCGATCCACGCTTTGAAGCCGCTTCAGACACCCTAAATCGAGTCTTTCCAACAAACCATCCCCGACGTCCCCCGTAAGACATTCACATCGATCCACCCGCATACCGACACCCAAACGGGATTGCACCGGGATCAACCTATATCACACGACCATTGGATCAAGAAGAAGACCGCAAGGAAAAACAGATTGGCTCACCGTAGAGCACCCTCGCCACCAACGTCCACGAACCAACCAGACAAATGAAGAATCACTGCTGCCGATCAGATTTGAAAAATTTGTCGAAGACCGTCGCTGTCGAGTAAACCTAAAGACCGTCGCCATCGAGTAAACTCTATAGCAGAGCTAGGTCATTTGGGTTATAAGAACttaagcttcttttttttttccttcttcttcttcttctttatagaACTATACATATTTGAGTAATTTTATTTACACATGCATACAATGATTTAATACACATCtcatatttttgtaaattttcaaatttctaTCAACTTAGCAAGAAAAAATATAACTTCTATCTTTGCATGCTTGGCGACAAGATGTCCAAAGATGACAAAAAAAATGTGGAGAAAATTTTGGCAAAAAAATCTAAGAGATATGTATTAAAAATTTAGGGATACGTTAATATAATTTCTCTATATATTTATCCTATGTTTAAAATTATTACCCATTAATTTTGTGACAAAACTTCACACTTTAATAGTTTTGCAGGAGAGCACGATAATGGTGctaaattataaatattgtttttctttataaATGAAATAAGCTAGATTATACGGTATTAATTTTTCAAAATGAGTACTATGAGAGCCATCCTCAAATTTGAAGGTGAGGGATCCACTCTCCCAGGCTAGGCTCTGGCCTAGGGCCTAAATCTCTCTTAGTCTCTTTCTGCTGGGAATCAAATTAA is a window from the Rosa chinensis cultivar Old Blush chromosome 2, RchiOBHm-V2, whole genome shotgun sequence genome containing:
- the LOC112185634 gene encoding transcription factor MYB1, which produces MEGFGVRKGAWTKEEDELLRQVIEKHGEGKWHQVPFKAGLNRCRKSCRLRWLNYLKPNIKRGEFTVDEVDMIIRLHKLLGNRWSLISGRLPGRTANDVKNYWNTYQRKKNQKMTSGAKKMKDKSQKNTIAPLVVRPRPRTFIKSLNFLERDANLEHIHSEENSSTSLPTAPPQTLELENVIDWWKVVSEDSTGSIDRTTCSSLGLEDDFFTNFWVEDMVQLSTIDGHDLVNNFYA